The following proteins come from a genomic window of Mesorhizobium sp. 113-3-3:
- a CDS encoding PilZ domain-containing protein — protein sequence MHSGEELRKQRRRRVLKGASILTGISNSEVKCTVRNVHSKGADLQVSIEARVPDEFLLYIPIDGIGYKSVVKWRRADKLGVMFMGTEPKPHWHYG from the coding sequence ATGCACAGTGGCGAAGAATTGAGAAAACAGCGGCGTCGACGCGTTCTCAAAGGAGCGTCGATTCTGACAGGTATTTCGAATTCCGAGGTCAAGTGCACTGTTCGAAACGTGCATTCCAAAGGCGCGGATCTGCAGGTGTCAATCGAAGCGCGCGTTCCGGATGAATTCCTTCTCTACATCCCGATTGACGGCATAGGCTATAAGTCAGTTGTTAAGTGGCGACGAGCAGACAAGCTCGGGGTAATGTTCATGGGTACGGAACCAAAGCCACATTGGCACTACGGTTAA
- a CDS encoding NAD-dependent epimerase/dehydratase family protein translates to MTKRALVIGGSGFVGGHLIPALHDEYHVSVLNRGSKVTIGAEQLTADRTNADQLAQIAQQVPGFDAVIDTSSYNAESTRTAWAAFSGLTQLDSPEQRGRLQRDTG, encoded by the coding sequence ATGACAAAGCGCGCTTTGGTGATTGGCGGCTCGGGTTTCGTCGGGGGACATTTGATTCCGGCACTCCACGACGAATATCACGTGAGCGTGCTCAATCGTGGGAGCAAAGTTACAATAGGCGCGGAGCAATTGACCGCGGACCGTACCAATGCGGACCAACTCGCACAGATCGCTCAACAAGTGCCCGGTTTTGACGCCGTTATCGATACGTCTTCTTACAACGCCGAGAGCACAAGAACCGCATGGGCTGCCTTTTCCGGCCTGACGCAGCTGGATTCACCTGAGCAGCGCGGCCGTCTACAAAGAGACACCGGGTAG
- a CDS encoding MucR family transcriptional regulator produces MPGEPNNNMIELTADIVAAYVQKNAIPVSGLPDLIASVNSALSNISPPSPIAEPPPKPAVNPKRSVFPDYIISLEDGRKYKSLKRHLATSHGLTPDQYRERWGLPKDYPMVAPSYSATRSALAKELGLGRKAAPAKKPAAKRKAKS; encoded by the coding sequence ATGCCCGGGGAACCAAACAATAATATGATTGAACTTACTGCCGATATCGTTGCCGCCTATGTCCAAAAGAACGCGATTCCAGTGTCCGGATTGCCGGATTTGATCGCGAGCGTGAATTCGGCGTTGTCGAATATTAGCCCGCCATCTCCAATAGCAGAACCCCCGCCCAAGCCAGCAGTTAACCCCAAAAGGTCGGTGTTTCCGGACTATATTATCAGCCTGGAAGATGGCAGGAAATACAAGTCGCTTAAGCGCCATCTTGCGACCAGTCATGGGCTGACACCTGATCAATACCGGGAGAGATGGGGTCTGCCGAAAGACTATCCCATGGTTGCACCGAGTTATTCGGCGACCCGTTCCGCTTTGGCAAAGGAGCTAGGCTTGGGCAGGAAGGCAGCTCCCGCCAAGAAACCCGCTGCGAAACGCAAGGCAAAGTCCTGA
- a CDS encoding putative bifunctional diguanylate cyclase/phosphodiesterase, with translation MTQRSSARLGDLLAGDLRAFGGPSTIEPLAGRIRAEQVSIVLRNTLLGMGANILNAATFVMAVWGSADQTKAIVWASVIIVAAGFVGLRARSSFQSVKPRSVSRRTTQNLVRNAFLFGTWWGALPVLFFGGATSAAQVVITCLSAGMIAGGAASFYTIPIAAIAYTLPIFVGSAVAIVWVEDTVNLPVAILIVSYATTLFRAVLAHASQFTQRVILQAESEHAIRRDVLTSLPNRFSFNERLENALVDAKQFDQHFALLLFDLNNFNEINDHFGRAMSDALLVEVAARLRKSTRESDDIARLEGGEFAIIAARDIRPDQIRSLAKQIIDAMRAPFLIEGREIYCRASLGIALAPTDGLDANQLLRCVDTALHRAKTLGAGSLQFFSANDDEAAARRHVLERDLASALVNDQLWLAFQPFLDLGSDRIRGFEALLRWQHPTLGAIPPSEFIPIAEETGLIHGIGHWAAKTACLAAAQWPCDLRVSVNLSAVQLKDKALLDGIVMALAEAGLEPRRLEVEITESVLISDFEDAISLLQSLSFLSITVALDDFGTGFSSLTYLRKLPLSRLKIDRSFVQDMLTDADCAAIVRSLIELAHELRIEVTAEGVETPEQLDYLRRVRCDEAQGYLIGKPVRIGDIPGIAAGQEVRSSGGQ, from the coding sequence GTGACGCAGCGTTCGTCCGCAAGGCTCGGCGACCTTTTGGCTGGAGACCTGCGCGCTTTTGGCGGGCCCTCGACGATCGAACCCCTTGCGGGCCGCATCAGGGCGGAGCAGGTCAGTATCGTGCTTCGCAACACGCTTCTTGGCATGGGTGCGAACATACTCAATGCGGCCACTTTTGTTATGGCGGTTTGGGGCTCGGCCGACCAAACGAAAGCCATCGTCTGGGCGAGTGTAATCATCGTCGCCGCTGGTTTCGTCGGACTAAGAGCGCGATCATCCTTTCAGTCGGTCAAACCAAGGTCGGTGTCTCGCCGGACAACGCAAAACCTGGTGCGCAACGCCTTCTTGTTCGGCACTTGGTGGGGCGCACTTCCCGTTCTGTTCTTCGGTGGGGCAACAAGCGCAGCCCAGGTCGTCATTACGTGCCTGAGCGCGGGGATGATCGCGGGCGGCGCCGCTTCCTTTTACACGATTCCTATTGCGGCCATCGCCTATACGCTACCGATCTTCGTCGGTTCAGCGGTCGCGATTGTGTGGGTGGAAGACACGGTCAACCTGCCCGTCGCAATCCTGATAGTGAGTTACGCCACCACGCTGTTTCGTGCGGTGCTTGCTCACGCGTCTCAATTTACCCAACGCGTCATTCTGCAAGCGGAAAGCGAACATGCCATTCGCAGGGATGTTCTGACCAGTTTGCCAAACCGTTTCAGCTTCAACGAGCGGCTGGAGAACGCGTTGGTGGACGCAAAGCAGTTTGACCAGCATTTTGCGTTGCTTTTGTTCGACCTTAATAATTTCAACGAGATCAACGATCACTTTGGCCGAGCAATGTCGGATGCCCTGTTGGTCGAGGTGGCAGCGCGACTTCGCAAATCGACGCGGGAGAGCGATGACATTGCCAGGTTGGAGGGCGGCGAATTTGCAATAATCGCTGCCCGCGATATCAGGCCAGATCAAATCAGGTCCTTGGCCAAACAGATCATAGATGCCATGCGCGCCCCTTTCTTGATCGAAGGACGCGAAATATATTGCAGGGCCTCTCTCGGCATCGCTTTGGCCCCCACTGACGGTTTGGATGCCAACCAACTCCTGCGGTGCGTCGACACCGCGCTACACAGGGCCAAGACGCTGGGGGCGGGCTCCCTCCAGTTTTTCAGCGCAAATGACGATGAGGCTGCTGCAAGGCGCCATGTCCTTGAACGCGATCTGGCATCTGCGCTCGTAAACGACCAGCTTTGGCTCGCATTTCAACCCTTTCTCGACCTCGGGAGCGATCGCATCCGAGGTTTTGAAGCGCTTCTGCGCTGGCAGCATCCGACCCTTGGCGCGATTCCTCCGTCGGAGTTCATTCCTATCGCTGAAGAAACGGGATTGATTCACGGCATCGGACATTGGGCCGCTAAGACGGCTTGCTTGGCCGCGGCACAATGGCCGTGCGACTTGCGGGTCTCCGTCAATTTGTCGGCAGTGCAGCTTAAGGACAAGGCCTTGCTGGATGGAATTGTAATGGCCTTGGCTGAAGCCGGTTTGGAGCCCCGAAGACTGGAGGTCGAGATCACGGAATCGGTGCTGATTTCCGATTTTGAAGACGCTATTTCATTGTTACAATCGTTGAGTTTTCTATCCATCACAGTTGCCCTTGACGATTTTGGCACTGGCTTTTCATCCCTCACGTATCTTCGTAAATTGCCTCTTTCGCGGCTCAAGATCGACCGATCTTTTGTCCAGGATATGCTCACCGATGCGGACTGCGCCGCGATTGTAAGATCGCTGATTGAACTGGCGCACGAGCTTCGAATTGAGGTAACGGCCGAAGGCGTAGAAACTCCCGAACAACTCGACTATCTGCGTCGAGTCAGATGTGATGAAGCTCAAGGCTATTTAATCGGAAAACCTGTCCGGATAGGCGACATTCCTGGCATTGCCGCGGGTCAGGAGGTCAGGAGTTCCGGAGGTCAGTAG
- the glmS gene encoding glutamine--fructose-6-phosphate transaminase (isomerizing) — MCGIIGIVGQQQVAPLIVDALKRLEYRGYDSAGVATIEKGELGRRRAEGKLINLERRLEEEPLDGTIGIGHTRWATHGVPNETNAHPHFSNGVAIVHNGIIENFAELRADLTRDGYSFSSQTDTEVVAHLVARKLAKGLKPVEAAHQALKRLSGAFALAIMFKGDEDLIVGARNGPPLAVGHGDGEMFLGSDAIALAPFTNSITYLEDGDWAVVRRDSVTIYDIDGNEVARKRQQSLSTSFMVDKGNRRHFMEKEIHEQPEVISHTLAHYIDFVSGVSKPLELPFDFAKIGRLAISACGTAYLAGLISKYWFERYARLPVDIDVASEFRYREMPLSTSDAAFFISQSGETADTLASLRYCRKAGMKIGAVVNVRESTMARESDVVLPTLAGPEIGVASTKAFTCQLSVLASLALRAGVARGTISREQEKQLVRELSEAPRFASQVLKLDEHIERISRELSRYKDVLYLGRDTNFPLALEGALKLKELSYIHAEGYASGELKHGPIALIDENMPVIVIAPYDRIFEKTVSNMQEVAARGGKIILITDCKGAAQASVKTMETIILPEVPEIVSPIIYALPIQMLAYFTADFMGLDVDQPRNLAKSVTVE; from the coding sequence ATGTGCGGTATTATCGGAATTGTCGGCCAGCAGCAGGTCGCGCCGCTGATCGTCGACGCGCTGAAGCGCCTGGAATATCGCGGTTATGACTCGGCCGGCGTCGCCACCATCGAAAAGGGCGAGCTCGGCCGCCGCCGCGCCGAAGGCAAGCTGATCAACCTCGAGCGCCGGCTTGAGGAAGAGCCGCTCGACGGCACGATCGGCATCGGTCACACGCGCTGGGCCACCCACGGCGTGCCGAACGAAACCAATGCGCATCCGCATTTTTCCAACGGCGTCGCCATCGTTCACAACGGCATCATCGAGAATTTCGCCGAGTTGCGCGCCGATCTCACTCGTGACGGCTACAGCTTCTCGTCGCAAACCGACACCGAGGTCGTCGCGCATCTGGTGGCGCGCAAACTGGCGAAGGGACTGAAGCCGGTCGAGGCGGCGCACCAGGCGCTGAAGCGGCTCTCAGGCGCCTTCGCGCTGGCGATCATGTTCAAGGGCGACGAGGATCTCATCGTTGGCGCCCGCAACGGCCCGCCTCTGGCTGTTGGCCATGGCGACGGCGAGATGTTCCTCGGCTCGGACGCGATTGCGCTCGCGCCCTTCACCAATTCGATCACCTATCTGGAAGACGGCGACTGGGCGGTGGTGCGCCGCGACAGCGTGACCATCTACGACATCGACGGCAACGAGGTCGCGCGCAAGCGCCAGCAATCGCTGTCGACCAGCTTCATGGTCGACAAGGGCAATCGCCGGCATTTCATGGAAAAGGAAATCCATGAGCAGCCGGAGGTGATCTCGCACACGTTGGCGCATTATATCGATTTCGTCTCCGGCGTGTCGAAGCCGCTGGAACTGCCGTTCGACTTCGCCAAGATCGGCCGGCTGGCGATCTCCGCCTGCGGCACCGCCTATCTCGCCGGCCTGATCAGCAAATACTGGTTCGAGCGCTATGCGCGGCTGCCGGTCGACATCGATGTTGCTTCGGAATTCCGCTACCGTGAAATGCCGCTCTCGACTAGTGACGCGGCCTTCTTCATCTCGCAATCCGGCGAAACCGCCGACACGCTGGCCTCGCTGCGTTATTGCCGCAAGGCCGGCATGAAGATCGGCGCCGTCGTCAATGTGCGCGAATCGACCATGGCGCGCGAATCCGACGTCGTGCTGCCGACGCTTGCCGGGCCTGAAATCGGCGTCGCCTCGACCAAGGCCTTCACCTGCCAGTTATCGGTGCTGGCCTCGCTGGCATTGCGGGCGGGCGTAGCGCGCGGAACGATTTCGCGCGAGCAGGAAAAGCAATTGGTGCGCGAGCTTTCCGAGGCGCCGCGCTTTGCCAGCCAGGTGCTGAAGCTCGATGAGCACATCGAGCGCATCTCGCGCGAGCTTTCCCGTTACAAGGACGTGCTCTATCTCGGCCGCGACACCAACTTCCCGCTCGCCTTGGAAGGCGCGCTGAAGCTCAAGGAGCTCTCCTACATCCACGCCGAGGGCTATGCCAGCGGCGAGCTGAAGCACGGGCCGATCGCACTGATCGACGAGAACATGCCGGTTATCGTCATCGCGCCCTATGACCGGATATTCGAAAAGACCGTCTCGAACATGCAGGAAGTGGCGGCGCGCGGCGGCAAGATCATCCTGATCACCGACTGCAAGGGCGCGGCGCAGGCGAGCGTGAAGACCATGGAGACGATCATCCTGCCCGAGGTGCCCGAAATCGTCTCGCCGATCATCTATGCACTGCCGATCCAGATGCTCGCCTATTTCACCGCGGACTTCATGGGCTTGGACGTCGATCAGCCGCGTAACCTGGCGAAATCAGTGACCGTGGAATAG
- a CDS encoding antitoxin Xre/MbcA/ParS-like domain-containing protein — MQQALIQHGVLLDAEALIPASAIAGSLGAALLFLPQAQRLAIGSFKGDLTALATEFFRTMANKIAHGHTAGADCASEKPAPTAGPGQPTFQHIAEGAAELQSMVIEDWAGEVAGSTYLEEKFRIPRSTLHRWQRRNEVIALRKGGRKHVFPLAQFVDGRPAPGLSEVLSLIPNPRLAWFWLARPSPGLDGRTPIEMLKHDMVHEVMLAARDFSSAGSITLPV; from the coding sequence GTGCAACAGGCATTGATACAGCATGGTGTCCTGCTGGACGCCGAGGCACTCATTCCGGCCAGCGCGATTGCCGGGAGTCTGGGCGCCGCCCTGCTCTTCCTGCCGCAGGCACAGCGGCTTGCGATCGGCTCTTTCAAGGGCGACTTGACTGCGCTCGCCACCGAATTCTTCCGCACGATGGCAAACAAGATCGCGCACGGCCACACCGCCGGAGCGGACTGTGCTTCGGAAAAACCGGCGCCGACGGCCGGACCCGGCCAGCCTACGTTCCAACACATTGCCGAGGGAGCCGCAGAGCTCCAATCGATGGTGATCGAGGACTGGGCGGGCGAAGTTGCCGGATCGACCTATCTGGAAGAAAAGTTCCGCATCCCGCGCTCGACCCTGCATCGCTGGCAAAGGCGCAACGAGGTCATTGCCTTGCGCAAGGGCGGTCGCAAGCATGTCTTTCCGCTGGCCCAGTTCGTCGACGGCAGGCCGGCGCCGGGGCTCAGCGAGGTGCTGTCCCTGATTCCCAATCCAAGGCTGGCTTGGTTCTGGTTGGCCCGCCCTTCGCCCGGTCTCGATGGACGCACTCCCATTGAAATGCTCAAGCACGACATGGTGCATGAGGTCATGCTGGCCGCACGCGACTTTTCATCGGCAGGCAGTATCACCTTGCCGGTTTGA
- a CDS encoding porin translates to MNIKSLLLGSAAALIAVSGARAADAVTVAEPEPAEYVKICDVYGAGYFYIPGTETCLRIGGYVRYDAGVGDIGTFDGAKTTDVQDGSENSTWFKNTRFTLKTWTGQETELGTLKTYTETRFDFGVKNLVTAGGDVDSNPAANKAVDLHFAWIQLGGLRVGKDETPYDQFIGYAGNVIQDTIIPYGIKDTNVVSYYFDAGSGFSGVVSLEEGSGVTGTIDSYVPHVVGGLKYKGDWGALTGVVAYDSNYEEVAGKVRLDVNVSKELSLFVMGGYGTDKNLRDDAHNAIDAHGRGFYKPWGGNWAVWGGGTYKFNDKTAFNIQASADDDKNVALAANVAYTIVPGFTVTTEVDWDHFGHFDDGTPFGNFTKADKKNSVGGIVRFQRSF, encoded by the coding sequence ATGAACATCAAGAGCCTTCTTCTCGGCTCCGCTGCGGCCCTGATCGCAGTTTCGGGCGCCCGCGCCGCCGACGCGGTGACGGTCGCCGAGCCGGAACCGGCCGAATACGTCAAGATCTGCGACGTCTACGGCGCAGGTTACTTCTATATCCCGGGCACCGAAACCTGCCTGCGCATCGGCGGCTACGTCCGCTATGACGCCGGCGTCGGCGATATCGGCACGTTCGATGGCGCCAAGACCACCGACGTACAAGACGGCAGCGAGAACAGCACCTGGTTTAAGAACACCCGCTTCACGCTGAAGACCTGGACCGGCCAGGAAACCGAGCTCGGCACGTTGAAGACCTACACCGAGACGCGCTTTGATTTCGGTGTCAAAAACCTCGTCACCGCGGGCGGTGACGTCGACAGCAATCCTGCCGCCAACAAGGCCGTCGACCTGCATTTCGCCTGGATCCAGCTCGGCGGCTTGCGCGTCGGTAAGGATGAGACGCCCTATGACCAGTTCATCGGTTATGCCGGCAATGTCATTCAGGACACGATCATCCCGTACGGCATCAAGGACACCAACGTCGTCAGCTACTACTTCGACGCTGGCAGCGGCTTCTCGGGCGTCGTTTCGCTCGAAGAAGGCTCCGGCGTCACCGGCACCATCGACAGCTATGTTCCGCATGTCGTCGGCGGCTTGAAGTACAAGGGCGACTGGGGTGCGCTCACCGGCGTCGTCGCCTATGACAGCAATTACGAGGAAGTCGCCGGCAAGGTTCGGTTGGACGTCAACGTCTCCAAGGAACTATCCCTGTTCGTCATGGGCGGCTACGGCACCGACAAAAACCTTCGCGATGATGCCCACAACGCAATCGACGCTCACGGCCGCGGCTTCTACAAGCCGTGGGGCGGCAACTGGGCTGTCTGGGGTGGCGGCACCTACAAGTTCAACGACAAGACGGCGTTCAACATCCAGGCTTCGGCTGATGATGACAAGAACGTCGCTCTTGCGGCGAACGTCGCCTATACCATCGTCCCGGGATTCACGGTCACGACCGAAGTCGACTGGGATCACTTCGGCCACTTCGACGACGGCACTCCGTTCGGCAACTTCACCAAGGCAGACAAGAAGAACAGCGTTGGCGGCATCGTCCGTTTCCAGCGCTCGTTCTGA